CCTTGTTTCCCTAGTTTTGTCACATTTGTGTTGTTTCCTACCTTAAGTCTTTTCCTCACAACCTGGTTATTTGCATCTTTGTGTCTTGTGAAGTGTGTTGTTGAAGTGTTTAGTGTTGGATGTATCTGTTGTGTGGttacatgataaaaaaaaaagaacaaaaagaaagaagaaaaaaaaaaaaggtgctaAAGTGTATGTTTGAGTGTGCTAATATTgtaagttcaatatttgtatttagTGGCTGTTTTGGGGGAGGTACaaccaaaccaacccagaaaattCTAAAACTTCATTGGGGTGCTTTGTAGACGAAATTAAGCATAGAAATCAAATTTGGTGCAAATATTCTACCGTTTACTTGGTGAACCAAATTTAGCACCTATTAGGCCAATTTGGAGTCCAAAACTTCAAGGTGCTTTCTGGAACCTCTAGACTTGATTTTTCCTACTAAAACTATCTCTTCTTGCTGCTCTTAAAACAgttttacaaaattccaactttgCCTTTTTCGGGGAGAGGCAAAAGTAGCAAGCTAATTTCGACTCCTATTTCACTTCATTGCTCTAGAGCTTGGTGTCTTCATTTCTTGCTTCAAGTGTCATAACAAACACTTATTCCACACGTTTTGCTTGAGTTTGTGCTTGAACATGTATTAAATCTTGATTTAAACTTGCTGGAATTGCATTAGTTCTGACAAGAACTTGGTAAGCAAGCTTGAGTGGAAAAAGGCATCTAGTGGCAAGTACTCCAAGAGGGCAAAAGCCTATAAACTGAGTACAAACACTTGAGTGACCAAACATTGAGTAAAATTGTGAGGTTGTTTTCTGTTTTACTAACTTTTTGTGCAGCTGTTAAAAATGTCACAAGAACAAACTAGTGGACTTAATATGGATAATCCTTTTCACCAACAAGCACTTGTTCAACATTTGGAAAGAATTGGTAGACAATTGAGCAACCTAGCTGaccgaattgaaagaattgagcaGAATAGTGGGAATGATAGACAAAACACAAATGAGGGGCAGAATAGGGCTATGGGATCTAGAGTGAACAATGCACCACCTGCAGATGATTGGGgggatgaaaatgatgatgattcTGATGAAGAGGATGACCAGCACTCTGCTGCACATGATGACCACTGTAGACCGAGAGGGATGAGAGGTAATAGGGGTGGAAGAGGTGGAGGCAGAAACTTGAGAAGAGGTAATATGGAGGAAGCAAGAGGGAGAGGAAGAGTGGATGGTAACATTAGTGGGATCAAAATGAAAATTCCACCATTCCAAGGCAAAGCCAATCCGGATGCAAATTTGGAGTGGGAGAGCTAGGTGGATCTCATTTTTGATTGTCACAATTATAGTGAGGAAAAGAAGGTAAAGCTTGCAGTAGTTGAGTTTACAGATTATGCCATAGTTTGGTGGGATCAATTGCTCACTAAAAGAAGGAGAAATGGGATGAGGGGTGTTGAAACTTGGGATGAGATGAAGCAAATCATGAGGGACAGATTTGTACCTCAACATTACTATAGGGAGTTGCACCAAAGGTTGCAAGGGCTGGTGCAAGGAAACAAAAGTGTGGAAGAATATTTCAAGGAGATGGAGATGGCTATGATAAGAGCCAATGTAGAGGAGGATAGGGAAGCCACTATGgttaggttcctaaaggggctgaatTTTGATATTGCCAACATAGTGGAGCTACAACACTATGTAGAGCTTGATGACATGTTAAATATGGCAATCAAGATAGAAAAACaactaaagaagaagaaagcattcAAGATGGGTGTAGGTATGAATTCGAGCAACAATGCTCCATGGAAACCGAATTGGAAGAAGGGTGAAACTTATGATTCCAAGGCTGTTTCTAAGGAAAAGAAAGAGGAGACTAGGGGTGGAGAAAAGCCTAGTGTGACTGAGAAAGGCAAGGGACAGAATACCTCTACTGGAAGAACTAGGGATATCCAATGTTTTAGGTGCCTAGGGAAGGGACATTATGCATCTCAATGTCCTAACAAGAGGGTGATGGTGATGAGGCAGAATGGGGAGATCGAATCAGAAGATGAtgatgttgatgatgatgatgctaGTGAGAGTATGCCTCCTTTGGAGGAAGCTAGTGATGTAGAGCATGCCGTCGGAGGTAATATTCTGGTGGTTAGGCGTGCACTAAGTGCACAAGCAAAGGAAGAAGAGGGAGATGCACTACAAAGGGAAAATATTTTCCACACTAGATGCTTGGTGAATGGTAAAACTTGTAGCATGATTGTAGATAGTGGTAGTTGTGTGAATGTTGCCAGCACACTCATGGTTGCGAAGCTTGGCATGCGCACCATGAAGCATCCTAGACCATACAAGTTGCAATGGCTGAATGAATGTGGGGAAATTAAGGTGAACAAGCAAGTGATGTTGGCTTTTTCTATTGGAAGGTATAAGGATGAGGTGTTGTGTGATGTGGTGCCAATGCATGCTGGACATATTTTGCTAGGGAGACCATGGCAATATGATAGGAAGGTAGTGCATGATGGATTTAGGAATAGGTACTCCTTTGATCATGATGGACGAAGGGTTACTTTAGCAGCATTATCACCCGCACAATCTTTTGAAGATCAATTAAGGATAAAACAAACCATGAATGAGCAACAACAAAGAGAGGCCGAGCTAAGAGtgcaaaaagagaaagaaagaaaagaaagagaggaaaaagtaagagggaaaaatgaggaagagaaagagaagagagaaaattccAAAAGAGCGAAACCAAAAGGAAAGGGCTCGGGGCAAAAGGAGAGTTGTGAGAAGAGTGGAGAGAATAAAGTCAGTTTGCTAGCAAAAGCCAAGGATGTGAGGACTGCATATTTTTCTAGTATGCCAATGGCTTTGCTAATTTGTAAGGGAGCTTACAACAATGTTTCTAACCttaaccaatccattcctagtTGTGCTTTGCCCTTGTTGCAGGAGTTtgaggatgtcttccctgaagaaatACCTAATGGGCTACCACCCATTAGAGGCATAGAGCACCAAATAGTTTTTGTGCCTGGAGCTGTAATCCCAAATAGGCCATCCTATAGGACCAATCCGAAAGAGGCTAAGGAACTTCAAAGACAGTGGAGGAGCTTCTAGCAAAAGGCCATGTTAgggagagcatgagcccatgtgCCGTACCTGTTCTTTTGGTGCCAAAAAAAGATGGGAGcatgcgcatgtgtgtggattgtagagcaatcaacaaaatcactgtaaagtatagacatcccatacctagacttgatgatatgcttgatgagttgcatggtgcatgcatattttctaaaattgacttaAAGAGTGGTTATCACCAAATTCGCATGAAATTAGGAGATGAATGGAAAACTACCTTTAAGACTCAATATGGACTATATGAATGGTTAGTCATGCCATTTGGTTTGACCAATGCACCTAGTACATTTATGAGGCTTATGAaccatgtgttgcgtgctttccTAGGAAAATTTGTTATAGTGTATTTTGATGATATCCTAGTATATAGCCAAAATATGCATGATCATTTGCTGCACTTGAGACAAGTCTTTGAAGTGTTGAGAAAAGAGCACTTGTATGCCAATCTTAAGAAATGCACTTTCTGTATGGACAAAGTTATTTTCTTAGGATTTGTGGTGAGTGGCAAGGGAATTGAGGTTGATGAGGACAAGGTAAGAGCCATTAGAGAGTGGCCTACACCTAAGTCGGTGAGTGATGTGAGGAGCTTCCATGGGTTGGTTAgtttttataggagatttgtaaaggACTTCAGTACCATAGCCTCACCCTTGAATGAAGTTGTAAAAAAGAATGTGGGCTTCAAGTGGGGGGAAGAACAAGAGCATGCATTTAATTCACTCAAGGAGAAATTGTGTTCTGCACCTTTACttgctttacctgatttttctaaaacttttgagattgaatgtgatgcCACTGGAGTGGGTATTGGAGCTGTTTTAAAGCAGGAAAGGAGACCAATTGCCTACTTCAGTGAGAAGCTAAGTGGGGCTACATTGAACTACTCCACTTATGACAAAGATGTATGCTCTGGTGCGTGCATTTGAGACTTGGCAACACTACTTGTGGCCGAAGGAGTTTGTCATTCATAGTGACCATGAGTCACTCAAGTACTTAAAGGGGCAGAACAAGCTCAACAAGCGCCATGCCAAGTGGAGTGAATTCATTGAAggtttcccatatgtgattcaatacaagcaaggcaaagagaatgtggtggctgatgcactTTCAAGGAGGTACACTTTACTTTCCATGCTTGATGCTAGACTTTTAGGCTTCGAACATGTGAAAGAAATGTATGCTAATGATGATGACTTTGGGAAAGTGTTTGCCTTTTGTGAACATGCTGCATATGATAAATTCTATAGGCATAATGGTTTCTTGTTTAGGGAAAATAAATTATGTGTGCCTAAATGCTCAATTAAAGAGTTGCTTGTTAAAGAATCACAAGCTGGTGGTTTAATGGGACATTTTGGGGTTGCAAATACCTTAGAAATtttaaaggaacatttttattggccacaCATGAAGAGGGATGTAGAGAAAGTGTGTGCTAGATGTGTGACTTGCGTGAAGGCAAAGTCCAAAGTAAGGCCGCATGGTTTATACATGCCATTGAGTGTTCCTAGTGAACCTTGGGTAGATTTATCCATGGATTTCATTTTGGGTTTACCTAGGACAAAGAAAGGCCATGATAGTATTTTTGTTGTTGCTGATCGTTTTTCCAAAATGGctctgatgagaatcaagctacatccacaacaaaggatttcatccaaggtccaattactagggctagagctaaatcacttcagaatttaatttgtgaaatcataaggagcaaggattataagctataatggcatgaagaaaaatgtaaatgattaaatttggtgaaaattatgcttagaagtgaccaggtgtcatgtggagcattagattacatggaataacctgtggacatgcatgcaccagatccaacccatgcacATGTATCTGCTGTCAccttttttcaaggaatattccatctgttataaccacttctcttttggacttaaatgcccttatttgcagctgcattaaatttactttttgtaaggagtttttagtcttttgatagattaatttttgtttggacttaaagctccctaCAGCTATTacaaaagtagggatatttttgtctttagctttgaagccaagaggctataaatacaagtgtaatgagagagtggaggacacacttgaatattaatgagagattgtttatgctcctctagtgagtaaattggctgttgcctttgttcttgtgaagctcattaacttgctgagattctatcttgcaaggtttaatgtgcataatattcttggtttattcattctccatatgaattaggtcaagaatcccatttctgattttgtctttgaattacacaacaatcttattgtgctggttcaaagattcaaattcatacatcttgatttggtgctatccatattgttcatttaattcttgaatgtgggttttcaagttaccaattacttgaaggttcacatcagttttggtatcagagcaaagggacgtccaaacaaggtagattctctatttgctttttattctttgtgtttcttaccttcttc
The Hevea brasiliensis isolate MT/VB/25A 57/8 unplaced genomic scaffold, ASM3005281v1 Scaf188, whole genome shotgun sequence genome window above contains:
- the LOC131176619 gene encoding uncharacterized protein LOC131176619, coding for MRGVETWDEMKQIMRDRFVPQHYYRELHQRLQGLVQGNKSVEEYFKEMEMAMIRANVEEDREATMVRFLKGLNFDIANIVELQHYVELDDMLNMAIKIEKQLKKKKAFKMGVGMNSSNNAPWKPNWKKGETYDSKAVSKEKKEETRGGEKPSVTEKGKGQNTSTGRTRDIQCFRCLGKGHYASQCPNKRVMVMRQNGEIESEDDDVDDDDASESMPPLEEASDVEHAVGGNILVVRRALSAQAKEEEGDALQRENIFHTRCLVNGKTCSMIVDSGSCVNVASTLMVAKLGMRTMKHPRPYKLQWLNECGEIKVNKQVMLAFSIGRYKDEVLCDVVPMHAGHILLGRPWQYDRKVVHDGFRNRYSFDHDGRRVTLAALSPAQSFEDQLRIKQTMNEQQQREAELREFEDVFPEEIPNGLPPIRGIEHQIVFVPGASGYHQIRMKLGDEWKTTFKTQYGLYEWLVMPFGLTNAPSTFMRLMNHVLRAFLGKFVIVYFDDILVYSQNMHDHLLHLRQVFEVLRKEHLYANLKKCTFCMDKVIFLGFVVSGKGIEVDEDKVRAIREWPTPKSVSDVRSFHGLVSFYRRFVKDFSTIASPLNEVVKKNVGFKWGEEQEHAFNSLKEKLCSAPLLALPDFSKTFEIECDATGVGIGAVLKQERRPIAYFSEKLSGATLNYSTYDKDVCSGACI